From the Paenibacillus sp. R14(2021) genome, the window AAGGCTGGGAAAGGAATGCCTTCCCTGGAATCGATAATCGCAAGCAGCAATACGGTCGGGATCAGCTCCGTATGGAAGGTGGAGATCGCGATATAGAGACTCGGCAGCCCGAGGGCGATCAGGAACGCGAATAAACGCAGGAGGCGGATGCAATTGGCGATAATCGTACGCTGGTAGAAATCCTCGCTTGATTGCAGCAGTTCGAAGAAGGTCGCCGGGCAGATGAGGACGCTGCCCGTCCCTTCGACAAGCACGACGATTTTACCGCTCAGCATTGCTGCCGCCGCCACGTCCGTTCTCTCAGTGTAGCGATATTGCGGGAAGGGGCTCCATGTCCGCTCCTCCAAGAAATCCTCCACATAGCTGGTTTCTAGAATATCGCTGTCGGGCAGCTTGCTGATTCGGTCGACGAACGCGGCCAGCACCTCGGGCTTGACCGCGCCGTCGACATAACCGAACGCAAGCGTCGTGCGCGCGCGTCCGCCGGTTTTTATTAAATGAAATTTCACCGAGGCGCTCTGGATGCGCGTGCGGATCATGCCGATGTTCTTCTTCAAATTCTCGATGGTGGACTCCCGCGGTCCCTGTACCACAGGCTCCGTAACGGGCTCGTTCACCTGCCTGGTCTCAAACCTGCCGGTCCGGTAGCAGATGGCCTGATTCCAGCCGTCGATAAAAATAACCAAGCAGCCGCTTAGCAGAAACTGCTCCGCCTGCTCCATCGTTTCGATGAGAAAGGCGGATTCCTGCGACGTTACATGATGGCTGAAGCACGTAATGATCATTTCTAAGGTGACCTCGGTGCCGGCTCCCAGCTTGTGCGTAATGAGATCCTGGAGCGTTTGCCGAAAATAATTGGTTCGTTTATCGAGAACGAGCGTATCGAAATAGATCGACAGCGCCTTATTCCCCAGCTTAGGCCCATAACTCCAGCGATACATCGTGAGATCCGAGCAATGCTCAAATCGGGATTGGATAACAGCGAAGTTAGTCTCCATCTCTGAAAAAATCGGTATGGACATCTGATACCTTCCTTTCCAGTATTCGCTTGTTTCTAAGGCTTCCAATTCCACCCTTTTTTTATGCATGGGGATCGCGGGACGCAGTTCGGCATCCGTCTTAGGTCGGGGGTAAAGACTGGTCTAGAGACGTTTTCCGCTTCTTTTCGGAAAAGGTAGACTTTAACAAGGAGTTCTGAGGAGAACCATAGTTGAAGGGAGCAAACGAAGGAATGCAGTGGATGACGAAATGGGCTTTCAATAATAAAGCCGCAATGAAGCTTGTTGTGCTTATGGCACTGGCGATGGGGGTTGTCAGCTATTTCCGGCTGCCGATGGAGTTTCTGCCCGAAGCCGATAATCCGATGGTTACGATTGCAGCGATCGGACCCGGCTACGACGCCAAGTCAATGGAAACGGAAGTCACCTCGAAGCTGGAGGACGCCGTGCAGTTCGTGAAAGGCAAGAGCTTAATGACTTCATCATCCGGCAACGGGTTTTCCAAAATCGATCTAGCGTTCGATTCCAAGACGAACATGAAGGAAGCGAAAGCCGAGGTTGAGACGGCTATTCGTGCCGTGCAGCTGCCGGCGCGGGTGATGACGCCTTATGTGGTGCAGTTCAACACGTCGATGATTCCAATCTCTTGGGTATCGATCGGGCTTGACGGCGTGAAGGAAAGCGATCGGGAGAAGACAGAGAAGGATCTGGTCAATGCGTTCAAATCAATCGACGGCGCCGGCGAAGTGTCGCTGGGCGGCAAGTCGACGCCGAGCATCTCGGTTATTCCCGATATGTCCAAACTGTCGGCGAAGGGCGTGCCTTTCCAAGCGTTGATGGGTGTCCTGCAGGGCCGCGGCACGGCAGCCTCAATCGGAGAGAAAACGATCGACGGCGCCTCCGGCAACATTAACGTCGAAGCGAATATCAGCGATATCGATACACTTCGCAAGCTGCCTGTCGCACAAGGAGTTACGCTTGGCGATGTAGCGGATGTGAAGCTGGCGCAGCAACAGGAAAGCATCAGCAGCCTGGGCGGCAAGAATGTACTCATGCTGACAATCTCGAAGACGGCTAACGCGAACGCGGTTAAGGTCGGAGACGAAGTGCAGAGCACGGTCGACCGTCTGAGCAAATCGTATAAAGGCGTCGAAATCAAAGTGCTCTCAAGCACGTCCGAGCAGGTTGTGCATTCCGTGAACTCCATGCTCCGCGAAGTATTGATGGGCGCCTTGTTCGCAACAGTCGTCATTCTGCTGTTCATGCGCAATATTCGGGCGACGCTGGTAACCATCGTATCCATACCGCTGTCGCTTGGCATTACGCTCTATTTGCTGCAAGTGTCCGGCGTCACGCTGAACATTATCACACTGGGCGGTGTAGCGGTCGCCGTCGGCCGTCTCGTGGATGACAGCATCGTGGTCATCGAGAATATTTACCGCCGCCTGCAGAAAGAATCGTTCTCCGTCCAGCTCATTATGGACGCGACGAAGGAAGTGGCGACAGCCATCACGTCTTCCACGCTGGTAACCGTAGCGGTGTTCCTGCCGATGGGCCTGCTGCGCGGCTCCTTGCAGGCGTTCCTGCTGCCATTCGCGCTCACGGTGACGTATTCGCTGCTTTCATCCCTGCTGGTCGCATTGACCGTTGTGCCGATTCTCAGCGCGGTGCTTCTGCGCAATACGAAGATGAAGGAGCACGAAGGCTCCAAGCGTTTCGCGAATTTCCTCGGCTGGTGCTTGAAATTTAAATGGGTGCCGCTCGTTGTGGCGGTCTTGCTTCTGGTCGGTTCCGTCGGCGCATACATGGCTATGCCGAAGGGCGCGATTGATTCCTCCAATGCCGCCAACCTGTCGGTGACGCTGGAATACCCGAGTGAAACGCCGATCGACAAGGTCGTTGAAGCGGGACGCCGTCTGGAAGCAACGCTTGACAAACGGAGCGATATCGATTGGGTGCTGATGCAGAACGGCAACAGCTCCGACGGCGCAAAATACGGCGAAGTATCCTCGCCGACGCTCGTTACGTATCTCGTGGACATGAAAGACGGCGCTGACGCAGAGAAGCTGATCGCGGACGTGAAAGCGCAGCGTGCCAATTTCCCTGGCGCGGATCTGAATGCCGGCGTGATGGATTTTGCAAGCAGCTCAAGCGGCACGCAGGTGCTCGTCGACGTCACGGGCAATGATTTGGATGCGATCGCCAAAGGCGCGGACGATATCGTAGCCGCTATTAAACCGATCAAAGACGTGCTGAAGGTCAAGACGAATCAAGAGCAGAAGAAGCCTGTCTATACGTTCGAGCTGGATCCAACGAAATCAAGCGGCCAAGAAATCGCCTCGCAGCTGCAAGGCTTGCTGAATCCGATCCCGCTCGGTTCAATCGCGATCGACAACCGTCAGACGAGCGTCATTCTGCAGCCTTCAGTCGATCCGAAATCGGAGAGCGAGCTGAACGCGCTGACGATCATGACGCCGCAGGGCCCGGCAGCCGTATCGTCCGTGGCCAAACTGGTGAAGAGCGAACAGGCGAGCGTATACTATCATAAAGACGGCAAGCCGTACGTCCGGGTCATTGCGGATGTAGAGCCGAGCCAATTGTCCATCGTAGGCAAAGAAATTACGAAGAAAGTCAATGCCCTCAAGAAAGCGGAAGGCATCGCTTATACGGTCGGAGGCGCTTCGGCAGACCAGTCCTCCGACTTTGCGGATCTCGGTATAATCATGCTGGTCGCCATCGGGATCGTCTATCTGATCATGGTCGTCACGTTCAAGACGCTGCGCGCTCCGCTTGCGATTCTGTGCTCGCTGCCGCTGGCGGCAATCGGCGCCGTCGTCGGACTCATCGTCTCCAATGTGTCGCCGGATTTCACGGCCGTATTCGGCGCGCTGATGCTCGTCGGCATCGTGGTTACGAACGCGATCGTGCTCATCGACCGCGTCAAACAGAACGAGCAGCGGATGTCGATCCGCGAATCGCTCATCGAAGCCGCGTCGACGCGTGCCCGTCCGATCCTGATGACGGCGATCGCAACCATCTCGGCTATGCTGCCGCTTGTATTCGGTTCGTCCGAGAGCGGAAGCATCGTATCGCAAAGCCTCGCCATCGTCGTGATCGGCGGCCTTGCCGCAGCGACGCTGCTGACACTGGTCATCGTGCCGTGTATCTATGAACTATTCTTCTTCCGCAAATCGAAACGCCAGCGCAGTGCCATCAACATGGAACACGCGGCCTAATCGGTAAACAACGAAAGCCCTGACCCGTTCAACGGGTCAGGGCTTTATGCTGCAGCGGGACAGCTGCCTTAGAAGGACATCTTATAAAGCGGCAGCACCGTACGGAACGTTTCTTCCACCTTGGCCAGAAAAGCATCGCCGTTCGCAAGGACGGGATCCTGGCGGTCGATGATGATGCCGCAGAGCGCTTCCGACGCTTTCACGGTACGAAGCCGTTCCAGCAGCTTGATCAAGCCTTCGCGGCCGAGCTCGCCTTGTTTATCGCCGCCTGGCACCATATGGTCGCTCGACCAGACGTAATCGGCCGGAATATGCCGCTCGATGTCATCCAGCTGCTGAAGGGCATGCTCGGCGAAGACCGACTTGTTATCGGATTCATAGATAATGGCGAACTGAACGAATACATGGGAGCCGAACAGTCCAATTTGGAAATGGGGGAACATTTTGTATCCGCGTTTGCCCGGCGCGAAGGCGACCCAGGTGTCATTCGGCGGATTAATGGTACGGCGAGCGTGTTTCGCAACATGAGGGAACATCTCTTCCCCGCACAGCTCGGTAAGAAATGGGGAAAGCAGCTCGCCAAGCTCGTTCAGCTTGGGACGTATGCGAGATATAAGGGCATCCATCCGGGGCTCCAAGCCCGGCACGGCGAATACGTCGAAATCATCAGGGGTAAACCCGGCGAACGCGGGGCTGCCGGAAACGGTGTCAAGTGTCATGATCCATCATCGATCCTTTCGGTCTGCTAATGAGTTGATGTAATTTGTTCATTATAGCATACGGCGGTTCGTTCGTTTGCATTCTCGCAACGATTCCGGTAGTCTACTCTAGTATAGTTGTACACCTGAAGTTGGGAGAGGTCTATCATGTTTTGGCAGCAGTTGTGGTTTCTATCGAATATGGTTTTTGTAACATTGGCGATCGTGTACCTCTTTGTACACCGTTCAGTTACGCTTGCCCGCGCAGAGCAAGACGCGGAGCGGCTTGCAAGGGAGAAGCGAAAACGGCTGACGTTCGCGGTGCTCAGCATTGCGTCATTTATAATCATGGTTTTATTTTTTCTGATCAATATGCGCGTGAACCGTTAAGACATTCGAGAATGTGTCCAAAATATGTCTCTTTCCAATTTTATCGCAACTTTCCCAGCAAGCGTAACGTTTAAGTGTCATGCGTGGTTGAAGAACAACCGATATGATTCCGAAATGTCGCGTTTGCAACTAGAAATGTGTGAGAGAAAAGGAGATCGGCATGAAATCATTGAAGTTGATGTTAATGTTATCGCTCTTATTGCTGCCTTTTACGAATGCCGTAATCCAGCAGGCCTCTGCGGAGAGCGCCTCTGAGCAGCTGGTACTAAAGATTGGAAGCACCGCCATGGTACACAACGGGAGCCCTTACAAGTCGGCGCAGCCCGTGACGGCGATCAATGGCACGACCTTTATTCCATTTAGTTCGATCGCAGCCCGTTATGGGTATACAATCTCGTATGATCCCAAGAAGAAAGAGTCCGTTGCGAAGAACGGCACACACGAGCTTCGTTTCAAAATTTCCAGCGGCTTTGCCGCCCTCGACGGCGTGGCCGTGAAGCTGAAAGGCGTCCCGTTCATTCAAAACGGATACCTGATGGTGCCGCTGCGTTCCTGGGGTGAGCTGATGGAGAGCTCCGTATCGGTCGTCGGCAAAACCATTACGTTACAATGGTCAAGCGTCGTCATCCCAAAGAAGCCGACGGCGGACTTCGAGGTCCAACCAGCGGAAATTTACGCGGGTCAGACCACGGTTAGTTATATTGATCATTCCACGAATGCGACAGGATTGCCGTTCGTGGATGAGCGCTGGGACGGCAAGATGGATGTATTCCCTCAAGCGGGAACGTACGTCGTCTCAAGACAGGTGGAAGACAGCAACGGTACGTGGAGTGATCCCTATTCCGTCACGGTGGTCGTTAAACCGCCGAATCTGCCGCCTGTAGCGGATTTCAAGACAGAGAAGAGCCAGTACCGGATCGGTGAAGATATTCTGTACACGAATCTGAGTACGGATGACGAGAACGCGATCGTTCGCAGCACGTTTACCGGGAATGCGCCTGTGTTTTTCGAAGCAGGGGAGAAGACCGTAACATTGGAAGTCCAAGACCGTCATGGACTCATCTCCACGATTACGAAAACCGTCACGGTGACGAACGAAGTGCTGTATACGAGCGATGAGTATTATCGCTTGAAAACCGGCATCGGCAATGTCTTCTCGATCGATGGTAATTCCGTGCTTAACGTGCCGGCTTACCAATATTCGATCCAGCCGGAATCGTCGCAGATGGTACGCAGCAACAGCCCGGAAACACTGCTTCAGGAAGGCATCGCCTATGAAGCGCAGCTGACCGGTCAAGTTCGCTTCATGTTCCATAATTTGAATAAAATCGGGTATCCGGTTCGCATGTACTTGCTTGCCACCAACAACAACGGTACGCCGGTAAACTTGAATACGAGCTCCATGGGCATCGGCGGACCGGATCCGTACGTGTCGAATACAGGGAAGCTGTCGACGGTTCGTTATTTAACGTCGCTTATTAACAATCCGACGCCTAAGTGGATCTCGGTCCGTCCTCATCAAACGGTTGAAATTTTGCCTGAAATTTCGAAAACACCGATGAAGCCGAATGAAGTGCTCAGTGCTTACGCGGATGTGTTCAGCGACCAGGAGCTGCAATTCCAAATCGTGGTCGTGGCTGCGGATAAGAATGCCATCGCGGAGCTGCCGAATTTGACGGTTATGCCTCGTGACGGCATCCATGTCAGAGGCACGTTCTACAACGCCGACCGTACCATCGATATTGAAGATACGCTTGGCAGTACGCCGCAGCGGGTCATGCTCGGCGACAAGACGATTGATAAGTACTTGGACGGCATTGACGATACGACCGGCCAATTGCAGTACAATACAGGCAACTTTGGCGTACTGTACCAAATGCATCTGCCGCATGTGGCACCGCGGACATTGATTGCGTTAAATGCGCGAGGCGGGCTGTATACGGGGGCGTTCGTCATTAATGGCCAGGTGGTGCAAGTGGCCAACAATATGGCGCTGACCAGCAATGCACAGGCTGCAGTCCTGTACCGTACAGGAGATAGCGAAGAGTCAGTCGATATCGTGTTTACGCTCGCATCGGGCAGCAACATGCCGGTTGCGATGTTGTTCCTGCCGCTGCCGGAGGTTCGCTGGTAGTCAGGGGAGCGCAAGCTTAGGGAAAGCCAAGAGGCCATCAATCAGCGCTTTGCTGATTGATGGCCTCTTGGGCTTGTGATGATTAGTAGGGCAACTCGATCGAAACTTCGCGGCGAAGTTCTGCAGAGCGGAGAACGCCGTCGATAATCGCTTGCTGGATCATAATTTGCTCGCCTGGAATCGGAGCCGGGCGGCCTTCGCTGACAGCATCAACAAAGTCGCGCACCTTTTCGAAGAACAGGTCTTTGCTGTGCTCGATGACCGGTACGGGGGTTGATGTCGGCTGACCCATGAAATCATGGAATAACGTCATATTGCCGACCTTGCCGTCCCATACGCCTGACCAATTGCCTGTGCCGAACGGGTTAACCTTCAGTCCTGCCTCCGAGCCGAGGAACATCGTGGAGCCGAGGGAATCCATATGCATCGCCCATGAAATTTTGAATTGAAGCACCAGATCATTCTCGAAGCGAACGAGCGCAACGCCAAAATCCTCGACTTCGAATTTGCTCGCTTCCGGGTGGTGGATCGGATTCGTTCCGAAATGGTTGGATGTATACGCAGAAACCGTCAGCGGGCGCGGATAGCCGAGCGCGTTCAATGCCATATCGAGCGAATAGCAGCCGATATCGGCCATAGCGCCGGCTCCGGCAAGCGCCTTGCTGATGAAGGTGCCGCCCGGCATGCCGCGTCTGCGGCCTCCGCCGGTTTCAACATAATAGATGTTGCCGAGCTTACCGGATTGAACGATATCCTGCACAAGCTTCATGTTGGGGTCATAGCGCGGCTGGAAGCCGATTGTCAGCATATTGCCGGTCGACTTGGATACTTGCACCATATCGACGGCTTCCGCTAGGGTTACCGACATCGGCTTCTCCAGCAGTACCTGCTTGCCTGCCCGCAGCGCATCTACCGTAGTCGAGTGATGGGAGACGTTAGGCGTACAGATGCTGACGCCTTCAAACTCCAGATCCAGCATACTGCGGTGATCGTCGAAAGCTTGCGCGTTCGTTAATTCAAGCGAATCCACAAATTGCTTCGCCTTGCCCGGAATGACGTCGGCTACAGCGACAATTTCTACATTTGGAAGTTGTTTGTATTGCCGGACATGCGCATGCGCGATGCCTCCGCTGCCGATGATTCCGATTCGAATAGGGGGTTTGCTCATTAGTTTACAGCTCTCCTTTATCGATTTCGGCGGGTGTGGATGCCTCACTCACCGAAGTGTGCTGTTTGCGGAATTGTTTGGGTGTCATGTTGAATCGCTTCTTAAAGACGTAATACAAATAATTGCTGCTGGCAAAGCCGTGCTCGAGCGCGATTTGTTCAATCGGTCGATTGCCTTCTACGATGGCGGAACAAATCTGCGACAACCGGTAATTTTCCAAATAAGCAGTAAAGGATTCCTCGCCCTGCTCCTTGAACACACGCTGCAGCTGCCTTGCGCTGATCGGGATCCGTTCGGCTACCTCTTGCAGCGTCAATGGCTGCGCGTAATTGTCATGGATAAACTGGGAAGCGATGCGAAACCGGTGCTCGTTCATGTTTCTGGAAGGCGGTTCGAAAGTAAGGCTTGGAATGGCGGACATTCTCGCGGAACGAAGCAGAATTTGAATAATGGCTTGCTTGATCGTCGAGAATGCGCCAGGCTGTCCTTCATTCCAGGCGCGGTAAGCCGTCAGAAACCAGTTCATGGCGTTGTATTGGTCGACATGAGGCTTCAAGGGCAGAGAGTCAAGCGCTTTCATGCAGGATTCCGCTTCATGCCGCTCCCATGGGTCTCCCCAATTCTCGTCTGGATCGGTATCCTTGATCGGGACGATATCAATGTGCAGACAGAGCTCATCCATCGCTTCGCGCGCATCCGCTTCCTGCTGATGAATGACGTTTGGACCGGTCAAGTAGAAGAGTCCTTCATGGAGCGGATAAACCGTATCCTCCATAATGACGGTGCCTTTGCCGCGCGGAATGAAATGAAACTCATACTCCGAATGCTTGTGAAAACGGACGATCTTGCCGGGGGAAAAAGAAGTCAGGTGGCAGCGTAGGACACGAAACCCGTAGCCGCCCCAGCGAAACTGGATATCCAGCCGGTCGATCGCATCGTTCCGCTCAGCCATCGGCGAATAAGCAAATGGTTTTGCCATGACAGTACCACCCTTTCTTCTCCTGCGGACAGGGAATCGTTGTGACGTGAATTAGTTGCTCAGTTCGGACAGGGAAACGACGCGTTTCTCGGCATTGGCAATCGTTGCAGCTTCCATCAGCTTCGTCAGATCGACGGCAAGGCCGACGTTTTCAGTCGCTTCCGTGTTGTTCAATACGTGGCCGACCCATTGATCAAAAGCGGAGATTGCATTTGCCGGCTGTTCGATCGTAACCCACTCCTGCGCTTCCAGCTTGTTGCTTTTCACACGAACGACCTCATCCGGCAAGCCGTACAGCAGCGTACCTTCCGTGCCGTGAATCTCCACGCAGAACGGGGAATGTGCATTTACGAAGCCAGCTTCGACGATACCGATCGCGCCATTATCATAGTGAAGCGTCGCAACTGCGTTGTCTTCCACTTCTTTGCCGGTAACGTAACCGAAAGCAGCGCTCACGCTTTGCGGCAGGCCGAGGAACAAGCGAGTCAGGTACATGGGATGGCAACCGAGATCGATCAGCGCGCCGCCGCCTGTTTGCTCGAGGTTATAGAAATGCTTCGGAAGCCAGTCGGCAGTTGCGCCGTTATGAGAGAGGCGTACGCGCGCTTGCGTCAATTGACCAAGCAGGCCTTTGCTCAGCACTTCTTGCGCGGCCAGCGTGTATTTATCGTTCAGACGCGGCAGGGAAACCGTCAGTTTAACCTTCGCTTCGCGAACGGCTGCGAGAATTTCGTTCACTTCACGAAGCGTAGGGGCAATAACCTTCTCCGTGAAAATATGCTTGCCGGCGCGAGCAGCCTTCACCATGACATCGCGGTGAATATTCGATGGCGCATCGACAACGACCGCATCGATATCCGTGCGGGCAAGCAGCTCGTCCAGGTCAGCGATGAAAGGAACGCCCAATTTGGCTGCGGCTTCTTGGCCGCGTGCCGGAATCTCGTCCCAA encodes:
- a CDS encoding spore germination protein — encoded protein: MSIPIFSEMETNFAVIQSRFEHCSDLTMYRWSYGPKLGNKALSIYFDTLVLDKRTNYFRQTLQDLITHKLGAGTEVTLEMIITCFSHHVTSQESAFLIETMEQAEQFLLSGCLVIFIDGWNQAICYRTGRFETRQVNEPVTEPVVQGPRESTIENLKKNIGMIRTRIQSASVKFHLIKTGGRARTTLAFGYVDGAVKPEVLAAFVDRISKLPDSDILETSYVEDFLEERTWSPFPQYRYTERTDVAAAAMLSGKIVVLVEGTGSVLICPATFFELLQSSEDFYQRTIIANCIRLLRLFAFLIALGLPSLYIAISTFHTELIPTVLLLAIIDSREGIPFPAFAEAIIMVFIFEVLREAGIRLPRPVGSAVSIVGALVVGEAAISAGIASPIMVVIIALTGIASFALPQYNLAIALRLLQLPLMILSAMLGVFGFMIGCLLIWIHLIQLKSLGVPYMAPLAPWTPSEMQETVYRKPLRRLMKKDKQSRSPLRGKS
- a CDS encoding efflux RND transporter permease subunit: MKGANEGMQWMTKWAFNNKAAMKLVVLMALAMGVVSYFRLPMEFLPEADNPMVTIAAIGPGYDAKSMETEVTSKLEDAVQFVKGKSLMTSSSGNGFSKIDLAFDSKTNMKEAKAEVETAIRAVQLPARVMTPYVVQFNTSMIPISWVSIGLDGVKESDREKTEKDLVNAFKSIDGAGEVSLGGKSTPSISVIPDMSKLSAKGVPFQALMGVLQGRGTAASIGEKTIDGASGNINVEANISDIDTLRKLPVAQGVTLGDVADVKLAQQQESISSLGGKNVLMLTISKTANANAVKVGDEVQSTVDRLSKSYKGVEIKVLSSTSEQVVHSVNSMLREVLMGALFATVVILLFMRNIRATLVTIVSIPLSLGITLYLLQVSGVTLNIITLGGVAVAVGRLVDDSIVVIENIYRRLQKESFSVQLIMDATKEVATAITSSTLVTVAVFLPMGLLRGSLQAFLLPFALTVTYSLLSSLLVALTVVPILSAVLLRNTKMKEHEGSKRFANFLGWCLKFKWVPLVVAVLLLVGSVGAYMAMPKGAIDSSNAANLSVTLEYPSETPIDKVVEAGRRLEATLDKRSDIDWVLMQNGNSSDGAKYGEVSSPTLVTYLVDMKDGADAEKLIADVKAQRANFPGADLNAGVMDFASSSSGTQVLVDVTGNDLDAIAKGADDIVAAIKPIKDVLKVKTNQEQKKPVYTFELDPTKSSGQEIASQLQGLLNPIPLGSIAIDNRQTSVILQPSVDPKSESELNALTIMTPQGPAAVSSVAKLVKSEQASVYYHKDGKPYVRVIADVEPSQLSIVGKEITKKVNALKKAEGIAYTVGGASADQSSDFADLGIIMLVAIGIVYLIMVVTFKTLRAPLAILCSLPLAAIGAVVGLIVSNVSPDFTAVFGALMLVGIVVTNAIVLIDRVKQNEQRMSIRESLIEAASTRARPILMTAIATISAMLPLVFGSSESGSIVSQSLAIVVIGGLAAATLLTLVIVPCIYELFFFRKSKRQRSAINMEHAA
- a CDS encoding YktB family protein translates to MTLDTVSGSPAFAGFTPDDFDVFAVPGLEPRMDALISRIRPKLNELGELLSPFLTELCGEEMFPHVAKHARRTINPPNDTWVAFAPGKRGYKMFPHFQIGLFGSHVFVQFAIIYESDNKSVFAEHALQQLDDIERHIPADYVWSSDHMVPGGDKQGELGREGLIKLLERLRTVKASEALCGIIIDRQDPVLANGDAFLAKVEETFRTVLPLYKMSF
- a CDS encoding stalk domain-containing protein, which encodes MKSLKLMLMLSLLLLPFTNAVIQQASAESASEQLVLKIGSTAMVHNGSPYKSAQPVTAINGTTFIPFSSIAARYGYTISYDPKKKESVAKNGTHELRFKISSGFAALDGVAVKLKGVPFIQNGYLMVPLRSWGELMESSVSVVGKTITLQWSSVVIPKKPTADFEVQPAEIYAGQTTVSYIDHSTNATGLPFVDERWDGKMDVFPQAGTYVVSRQVEDSNGTWSDPYSVTVVVKPPNLPPVADFKTEKSQYRIGEDILYTNLSTDDENAIVRSTFTGNAPVFFEAGEKTVTLEVQDRHGLISTITKTVTVTNEVLYTSDEYYRLKTGIGNVFSIDGNSVLNVPAYQYSIQPESSQMVRSNSPETLLQEGIAYEAQLTGQVRFMFHNLNKIGYPVRMYLLATNNNGTPVNLNTSSMGIGGPDPYVSNTGKLSTVRYLTSLINNPTPKWISVRPHQTVEILPEISKTPMKPNEVLSAYADVFSDQELQFQIVVVAADKNAIAELPNLTVMPRDGIHVRGTFYNADRTIDIEDTLGSTPQRVMLGDKTIDKYLDGIDDTTGQLQYNTGNFGVLYQMHLPHVAPRTLIALNARGGLYTGAFVINGQVVQVANNMALTSNAQAAVLYRTGDSEESVDIVFTLASGSNMPVAMLFLPLPEVRW
- a CDS encoding Gfo/Idh/MocA family protein — translated: MSKPPIRIGIIGSGGIAHAHVRQYKQLPNVEIVAVADVIPGKAKQFVDSLELTNAQAFDDHRSMLDLEFEGVSICTPNVSHHSTTVDALRAGKQVLLEKPMSVTLAEAVDMVQVSKSTGNMLTIGFQPRYDPNMKLVQDIVQSGKLGNIYYVETGGGRRRGMPGGTFISKALAGAGAMADIGCYSLDMALNALGYPRPLTVSAYTSNHFGTNPIHHPEASKFEVEDFGVALVRFENDLVLQFKISWAMHMDSLGSTMFLGSEAGLKVNPFGTGNWSGVWDGKVGNMTLFHDFMGQPTSTPVPVIEHSKDLFFEKVRDFVDAVSEGRPAPIPGEQIMIQQAIIDGVLRSAELRREVSIELPY
- a CDS encoding AraC family transcriptional regulator; this encodes MAKPFAYSPMAERNDAIDRLDIQFRWGGYGFRVLRCHLTSFSPGKIVRFHKHSEYEFHFIPRGKGTVIMEDTVYPLHEGLFYLTGPNVIHQQEADAREAMDELCLHIDIVPIKDTDPDENWGDPWERHEAESCMKALDSLPLKPHVDQYNAMNWFLTAYRAWNEGQPGAFSTIKQAIIQILLRSARMSAIPSLTFEPPSRNMNEHRFRIASQFIHDNYAQPLTLQEVAERIPISARQLQRVFKEQGEESFTAYLENYRLSQICSAIVEGNRPIEQIALEHGFASSNYLYYVFKKRFNMTPKQFRKQHTSVSEASTPAEIDKGEL
- a CDS encoding Gfo/Idh/MocA family protein codes for the protein MIRVGMLSYWHVHAWDYTKQVQENPNTEVAAVWDEIPARGQEAAAKLGVPFIADLDELLARTDIDAVVVDAPSNIHRDVMVKAARAGKHIFTEKVIAPTLREVNEILAAVREAKVKLTVSLPRLNDKYTLAAQEVLSKGLLGQLTQARVRLSHNGATADWLPKHFYNLEQTGGGALIDLGCHPMYLTRLFLGLPQSVSAAFGYVTGKEVEDNAVATLHYDNGAIGIVEAGFVNAHSPFCVEIHGTEGTLLYGLPDEVVRVKSNKLEAQEWVTIEQPANAISAFDQWVGHVLNNTEATENVGLAVDLTKLMEAATIANAEKRVVSLSELSN